A single window of Bacteroidales bacterium DNA harbors:
- a CDS encoding restriction endonuclease subunit S, with amino-acid sequence MIETEIKYKTHNISWLSEVPEHWKVIRIKNIFKEIDNRSINGDEELLSVSQYTGVTPKRDSLENEDDFISNAETLENYKKVAVGDLVINIMLAWNGSLGVSTYDGITSPAYCVYRCLPPNNPEYFGCLFSTSLFKAEFRRNSTGIIDSRLRLYSDKFFSIFSFVPPAEEQNKIVEHIKKQSEKINRFIEAKKCFIKLLKEQRQSIIDYSITEGKGEWISKKLKFIADLRFSNVDKHSIEDEIPVRLCNYVDVYKNDYIINNMELMLATATEREIERFKIFKGDVIITKDSEEARDIAVPVFVSEDLENVICGYHLGLIRVDETQILNEFLFRVFQSKKIRTYFEVRANGVTRVGLSMDDISGVKIAFPKSLKEQQKIILYIKTETASIDTAISKAEREIELIKEYKEAMIAEAVMGEI; translated from the coding sequence ATGATTGAAACTGAAATAAAATATAAAACACATAATATATCGTGGCTGTCTGAAGTACCGGAGCATTGGAAAGTTATACGCATAAAAAATATTTTTAAAGAAATTGACAACCGTTCCATTAATGGTGATGAAGAATTGCTTTCCGTTTCTCAATATACAGGCGTAACACCCAAAAGAGACAGTTTAGAAAACGAAGACGATTTTATTTCTAATGCCGAAACACTTGAAAATTATAAGAAAGTTGCCGTTGGCGATTTGGTAATAAACATTATGCTTGCTTGGAACGGAAGTTTAGGCGTTTCTACTTACGATGGAATAACAAGCCCTGCATATTGCGTTTACAGATGTTTGCCACCAAATAATCCTGAATACTTTGGCTGCTTATTTTCAACTTCTCTATTCAAAGCAGAGTTTAGAAGAAACTCCACAGGCATTATCGACAGTCGTTTGCGTTTATATTCCGATAAATTTTTTAGCATTTTTTCTTTTGTTCCGCCAGCGGAAGAACAAAACAAAATTGTTGAACATATAAAAAAACAATCCGAAAAAATTAACCGTTTTATTGAAGCAAAAAAATGTTTTATTAAATTACTGAAAGAACAAAGGCAAAGTATTATTGATTATTCTATAACCGAAGGAAAAGGAGAATGGATATCAAAGAAATTAAAGTTTATTGCAGATTTAAGGTTTAGCAATGTTGACAAACATTCAATTGAAGATGAAATCCCTGTTCGTTTGTGCAACTATGTTGATGTTTACAAAAATGATTACATTATAAACAACATGGAATTAATGTTAGCAACAGCAACTGAAAGAGAAATAGAAAGATTTAAAATTTTCAAAGGAGATGTTATTATCACAAAAGACAGTGAGGAGGCAAGAGATATTGCTGTTCCTGTATTTGTATCAGAAGATTTAGAAAATGTTATTTGTGGTTACCATTTAGGTTTGATAAGGGTAGATGAAACACAAATATTAAACGAATTTTTGTTTAGAGTATTTCAATCAAAGAAAATTAGAACTTATTTTGAAGTCAGAGCAAATGGAGTTACAAGAGTTGGATTAAGTATGGATGATATTTCAGGTGTAAAAATTGCTTTTCCAAAATCATTAAAAGAACAACAAAAAATAATTTTATACATTAAAACCGAAACAGCCAGCATAGATACTGCCATTTCAAAAGCCGAGCGAGAAATAGAATTGATAAAGGAATATAAAGAGGCAATGATAGCGGAGGCGGTGATGGGGGAAATATAA
- a CDS encoding class I SAM-dependent DNA methyltransferase — MNHTQHNQIVNFIWSIADDVLRDVYTRGKYRDIILPFTVLRRLDALLEPTKDKILEMHENLNKMKIDNQAPQLKKIAGYVFYNTSPFTFKKLLNEPSNIRQNIENYLDGFSSNVQDIISKFKLRNQLDTMEEGNIAFPLIEKFCSSQINLSPIPVKDKENKIIHEGLSNLGMGYVFEELIRKFNEENNEEAGEHFTPREIIKLMTHLIFEPVKNKIKDGTYLIYDPACGSGGMLTEAENFAKEINPKATFHLYGQEVNPETFAICKADMLIKDEDPDKIAFGSTLSNDGFPNLQFDFMLTNPPYGKSWKIDQESILDKKGKEILDHRFKVGTPRVNDGQLLFILNMVSKMKRDSEMGSRIASVHNGSALFTGDAGQGESEIRKYLFEKDYLEAILALPNDLFYNTGIPTYIFVLNNRKEKKRIGKIQLINVTSEKFFFKMRKPLGKKRVEFATEHVNEITRIFLDFKENEYSKIFDNAEFGYNHITVHRPARDKKGEIIYVKKGIPKSDTNLKDVETIPLNDDIQAFFKKEVLPYAPDAWWNKDETKIGYEINFAKYFYIHQPPRPLSEIAKDILAIEQETEGLLKEIIE, encoded by the coding sequence CATACCCAACATAATCAAATAGTAAATTTTATTTGGAGCATTGCCGATGATGTGCTTCGTGATGTTTATACTCGTGGCAAGTATCGTGATATAATCCTTCCATTTACTGTATTAAGGCGTTTAGATGCGTTGCTTGAGCCAACGAAAGATAAAATTCTTGAAATGCACGAGAATCTAAATAAAATGAAAATCGACAACCAAGCACCTCAATTAAAAAAGATTGCAGGTTATGTCTTTTATAATACTTCCCCTTTTACATTTAAAAAATTGCTCAACGAGCCAAGCAATATCCGCCAAAACATTGAAAACTATCTCGATGGTTTCAGCTCCAATGTTCAGGACATTATCAGTAAATTCAAACTCCGCAATCAGTTGGATACAATGGAAGAAGGAAACATTGCTTTTCCATTAATTGAAAAGTTTTGTTCTTCACAAATCAACCTGAGTCCTATTCCTGTAAAAGACAAGGAAAACAAAATCATTCACGAAGGGTTAAGTAATTTAGGCATGGGTTATGTGTTTGAAGAATTAATCAGAAAGTTTAATGAAGAAAACAACGAAGAAGCCGGAGAACACTTTACCCCAAGAGAAATCATTAAACTAATGACACACCTTATTTTTGAGCCAGTTAAAAATAAAATAAAAGACGGAACTTATCTTATATATGACCCTGCTTGTGGTAGCGGTGGTATGCTCACCGAAGCGGAAAACTTTGCAAAAGAAATAAATCCCAAAGCAACGTTTCATTTATACGGACAAGAAGTAAACCCTGAAACATTTGCCATTTGCAAAGCAGATATGCTCATTAAAGACGAAGACCCTGATAAAATTGCTTTCGGCTCAACACTTTCAAATGATGGTTTTCCTAATCTTCAATTTGATTTCATGCTCACTAATCCTCCTTATGGCAAGTCATGGAAGATTGACCAGGAATCAATACTTGATAAAAAAGGCAAAGAAATTTTAGACCATCGTTTCAAGGTTGGCACTCCACGTGTAAATGATGGGCAGTTGCTTTTTATTCTGAACATGGTTAGCAAAATGAAAAGAGATTCTGAGATGGGTAGCCGTATAGCATCCGTTCACAATGGTTCAGCTTTGTTTACAGGCGATGCCGGACAGGGCGAAAGTGAAATCCGCAAATATCTTTTTGAAAAAGATTACCTCGAAGCTATTCTCGCTTTACCAAATGATTTATTTTACAACACAGGTATTCCTACATATATCTTTGTTTTAAACAATCGTAAAGAAAAAAAACGAATAGGAAAAATTCAATTGATAAATGTTACTTCCGAAAAATTCTTTTTCAAAATGCGAAAACCACTTGGCAAAAAACGTGTTGAATTTGCCACAGAGCATGTAAATGAAATTACTCGGATTTTCCTTGATTTTAAAGAAAACGAATACAGTAAAATTTTTGATAATGCCGAATTTGGTTACAATCATATCACTGTTCACCGACCTGCTCGAGATAAAAAAGGCGAAATCATTTATGTAAAAAAAGGCATTCCTAAATCCGATACAAATCTTAAAGATGTTGAAACCATTCCTTTAAACGACGATATACAAGCGTTTTTCAAAAAAGAAGTTTTACCTTATGCTCCTGATGCTTGGTGGAACAAGGACGAAACAAAAATCGGTTACGAAATTAATTTTGCGAAATATTTTTATATACATCAACCTCCTCGACCGCTTTCCGAAATTGCTAAAGATATATTGGCTATTGAGCAGGAAACAGAAGGTTTATTAAAAGAAATTATTGAATAA
- a CDS encoding PDDEXK nuclease domain-containing protein, protein MEIQKHTDSILKGVQNIIENAQKKVAVFLNAETTLLYWQIGNYINQQLIHENRADYGAKIIATLSQQLTTQYGKGYTYTALTRMCKVSKIFNSEIIATLSQQLSWSHLIELAAIENETKRDFFTQLCVYERWGIRELREKADTMLFERTAIATKPEETIKQALQNLKQGKALAPELVFKNSYVLDFLNLPSDYSEEELETALINNLQQFILELGNGFAFIERQKRIPIDADDYHLDLLFYHRKLKRLVAIDLKLGKFKPKYKSQMELYLRWLEKYDMQAGEEKPIGLLLCSEGNTEHIELLMLDEKEIRVAQYLTELPSKEWFADKLHRALEIAKMNTTDK, encoded by the coding sequence ATGGAAATTCAAAAGCATACAGATTCGATTTTAAAAGGTGTTCAGAACATTATTGAAAATGCCCAGAAAAAAGTTGCTGTTTTTCTAAATGCCGAAACAACCTTACTCTATTGGCAAATCGGCAATTATATTAACCAACAGCTTATTCATGAAAACAGAGCCGATTACGGAGCTAAAATTATTGCGACGCTGTCGCAACAATTGACAACTCAATACGGAAAAGGTTATACATATACTGCTCTTACAAGAATGTGTAAAGTTTCTAAAATCTTCAATTCCGAAATTATTGCGACACTGTCGCAACAATTAAGTTGGAGCCATTTAATTGAACTTGCAGCAATCGAGAACGAAACCAAAAGAGATTTTTTCACGCAGTTATGCGTTTATGAAAGGTGGGGCATCAGGGAATTAAGAGAAAAAGCAGATACTATGCTTTTTGAAAGAACGGCAATAGCAACTAAACCCGAAGAAACAATAAAACAAGCATTACAGAATTTAAAACAAGGAAAAGCATTAGCTCCGGAATTGGTTTTCAAAAACTCTTATGTATTAGATTTCCTAAATCTTCCTTCCGATTATTCCGAAGAAGAACTCGAAACTGCCTTAATAAATAATTTACAGCAATTTATTTTAGAACTTGGCAATGGCTTTGCTTTCATAGAAAGGCAAAAACGAATACCCATAGATGCTGATGATTATCATTTGGATTTACTTTTCTACCATCGTAAGCTAAAACGTTTGGTTGCAATAGATTTAAAACTTGGTAAATTTAAACCAAAATATAAATCGCAAATGGAGCTTTATTTGCGTTGGTTAGAAAAATACGATATGCAGGCAGGCGAAGAAAAACCTATCGGTTTATTGCTTTGTAGCGAAGGCAACACAGAACATATTGAACTTTTAATGCTCGATGAAAAAGAAATTAGGGTAGCACAATATTTAACCGAGTTGCCGAGCAAAGAATGGTTTGCCGACAAACTTCACAGAGCTTTGGAAATTGCTAAAATGAATACTACTGACAAATAA